Part of the Caulobacter sp. SL161 genome is shown below.
GATCGCGGCTTCCAGTTCTCGGTGCGTGAGGCTGACGCCTGCTTTATCGGCGGACGCTCGCGCGAGGAGCACCGCGAGGCCTCCCGCCGGGCCAAGCGCATGGCCGCAGACCTGGGGCGATCGGTCCGAACCTATGCGATGTGCACGGTGATCCATGGATCCACCGACGCCGCCGCTCAGGCCCTAGTGGCGCGCTACGCTGAGGGCGCCGATATTGGAGCCATTCTCGCCATGCTGGCCAGTTGGGGCGTCCCCGCAGACCGGCTGCAGGCGACGGCGAGGCAGCAGGGCGCGTTCATGACCCAGACCGTGGTCGGTTCGCCCGCCTCTTGCCGCGAGCAGATCGAGGCGTTTGTCACGGCGTGCGAACTGGACGGCCTGATGCTGATCTTTCCGGACTATGTCGAAGGGCTTTCCATGTTCGGGGCGGAGATCCTGCCGGGCCTGCGGGGGGTGTTCTCGTGAGCTTGCCGACCTGGATCGCGCCGCAGCGTACGGCGTTGGTGATTGTGGACATGCAGGTCGATTTCGCCGCGCCCGAGGGGTTGTCCGCCCAGTGGGGCATGGATCTGTCGGCCGTGCCGGGCGCTCTTGCGGCGGCCCAGCGTCTGGCGGAGGCCGCGCGCGCCGCCGGGACGCCGGTGGTGTTCGTGGGTCTGTTCACGACGCCCGAGACCGACTCTTGGGCATGGAGCGAGCGCCTGCGGCGGCAGGGTCATACGGCTGCAGACAGCCCCGGGCTGTGTCGCGCCGGCGCGCCGGGCAGCGCCTTCGTCGGGCCTCAGCCTCAAGCCGACGACCTCGTGTTCCGCAAGACGCGCTACAGCCCCTTCTGGGACACCGACATCGCCGCTCAGTTGGCGGCGAGGGGCGTCGACACGCTTGTGCTGGCGGGGCTGACCACGGAATGCTGTATCGACAGCACCGCGCGCGACGCCTTCAATCACGACTTCCATGTGTTCGTGCCGATCGACGCCTGCGCCGCCTATGAGCCTGAACTGCATGCGGCGGCCTTGCGGATGCTGGAGCTCAACACGGCGATCCTGACCGATAGTGACAGCGTCGTCGTGGCTTGGCGCTCGGCCGTCTAGCCGTCCTGTCGCGGCGCTGCGGCGCCTTGCATCGCCGCCCGCAGGTCTTCTTCCAGCATATAGAGCCGGTCCTGGCCCCAGTGCGCTTGGTGACCCGTGATGCGGAAGGTCGGCGCGCCCCACAGTCCGGCCTCGAGCAGGGCGGCGCGATTGGTCTCGGCGCGCTGTCGCCAGCTGTCGTCGGCCAGGGCGGCGGCGGTCTGGGCGTCGGTCAGCCCCGCGCGCCGCGCCACCCCGTAAAGCCCCTCGTCTTCGGCCAGGGCGATTCCGTCGGCGAAGGCGGCCTTGAGGCCCAGTTCCGCGAACTGTTCACCCAAGCCAAGCGTCATCGCGTGGTGGAGGACGGCCAGAGCGCGTTCGGCTCCCGCGCCGACGGGGTCGACAATCCGACCGAACGGCAGGTTCACGCGTTCGGCTTCGCGCTTGCAGTCCAGGGTGATGTAGATCGTCTTGATCCGGGGCACCGCTAGGCCTCGCATGACCATCGGCAGGATCGGGCGCAATTCCAGTGTCGCGCCATAGGCCTGCGCCAGATGGCGGATGCGCGGCATGAAGAGCCAGGAGTAGGGGCTCCTGAACGAGAACCAGGCTTCGATCGTCGGCGCCGCGCCCTCCGGCGGCGGGCCCAGCGAAGGTTCGAAGGCCGGCGCCAGCAGCGGTGAACCCGCCTCCCGGTCCAGGCCGCGTGCGGCGAGGCGCGCCTCCAGGTGGCCCAGGCGGTCGACGCCCCAGAACCATTCGCCCTCGAAGTGGAACATGCCGCCCAGATAGTGGCCCAGCTTGGCGCGTTGTTCTTCGCCGGTCTTCAGAAGCCTTTCAGCCAGCGTTGGGGCCTGACCGCCCGCCCGGGTGGCCATGTCCGCGAGCGTTCTATGATCCCCCGACCACAGCGCCGCCCCCGCCGCGTAGGCGACATCGTCGAATCGACCCTGTTCGAGGGCGTCGGCCAGAACGCTCTGAAGACGTTGAACAGCCTCAGTCGTGGGCAGTGTCGCATCGGCCGGGAAGCCAAGTCCACGACTCCGCGCCAGCCGGATCGCGTCCCGTACGCCATAGGCGCGCAGGCGCTCGCGGTCGGGGGCGGCGGAGTCCGCCGGTGGCGGAACGAGACGGATCTCGATATCCGCCGCATAGCGCGCGCGCAGGCGCGGCAGCATCTGAACCGCCAGGTGGGAATAGGGATCGTCGGCCTGATGGAAATAGCGAATGGTCGGTCGCTCGCCGCGCAGACGCGCCGAAAGCGCCGCAGCGTCTCGCGCCAGCTTGCGCCGGGTCGGGCTGGTCAGGGCGGTGGTCACGCTTCGCATGATCGAGGTGCGCAGGGACACGGGCGAGATCTCCGATGGGATCGTTGGATGACATCTAGCGGCACGGTGAATGTCAATATATGCTGCGCCAACGATAAGAGAGGGAGACGCGCATGAAGGCCTGGAAGCCGCTTGTCGCGGGTGTGGCGGTTCTGGCTGTCGCGGGCGCGACGGCCTGGCATTTCCGTTTCGACCTGATCGTGATGCTGGCCAAGGCCCGGCAGCCGAAGATCGAAGCCAATATGCCGGTGACCTGGGCCAAGGGACCGCAAGCGCCGCCGGCGGACGGTCAGCGGCCGCCCAATGTCGTGTTCATTCTCGCCGACGACCTCGGCTACAACGACATCACGTTGAATGGCGGCGGCGTCGCGGGCGGCACAGTGCCCACGCCCGCCATCGACTCGATCGCCAAGGAGGGGGTCACCTTCGCCAACGGCTACAGCGGCAACGCCACCTGCGCGCCCTCGCGCGCGGCGATCATGACCGGCCGCTATGCGACGCGCTTTGGCTTTGAGTTCACCCCGACGCCCGTGGCCTTCTCACGCGTGGTCGGCGGCCATGCCGGCGATCCTCTGCATCCCTCGCGCTTCAATCAGGCCGAGGTGAAGAACATGCCCAAGGACGAGAACGTTCTAGCCGTGCCCGCCGCCGAGGTGACGATCGCCGAGGCGCTCAAGACCAAGGGCTATCACACCATTCACCTGGGCAAGTGGCATCTGGGCGGCGTCAAAGGTTCGCGCCCGGAGGATCAGGGTTTTGACGAAAGCCTCGGCTTCATGGCGGGCGCCTCGCTGTTTGCGCCTGTTGGTGATCCCGGAGTCGTCGAGTCGCGCCAGGACTGGGATCCGATCGACAAGTTCCTTTGGGGCGCAGCGCCGTTCGCCGTGCAGTTCAACGGCGGCAAGCTGTTCAACCCCAGCCACTACATGACCGACTATCTGACGGACGAGGCTGTGAAGGCGATCGACGCCAACAAGAACCGGCCGTTCTTCATGTATCTGGCCTACAACGCCGTCCATACGCCGCTGCAGGCGCCCAAGGCCGACTATGATGCGCTGTCGCACATCAAGGATCACCGGATGCGGGTCTATGCCGCCATGGTCCGCAACCTCGACCGCAATGTCGGCAAGGTGCTGCAGGCGCTGAAGGACCGGGGGCTGGACGACAACACCCTGGTGATCTTCACCTCGGACAACGGCGGCGCGAACTACATTGGCCTGCCGGATATCAACAAGCCCTATCGCGGCTGGAAGGCGACCTTCTTCGAGGGCGGGATCAAGGTGCCGTTCCTGCTGCGTTGGCCCGAGCAGTTGCCGGCCGGCGCAGTTTATCGCAGCCCGGTGGGCCATGTGGACATCTTCGCCACGGCCGCCGGCGCCGCCGGTGCGCCCACACCCAAGGATCGGGTGCTGGACGGCGTCGACCTCGTGCCGTTCGTGAAGGGGCAGGCCGCGGGCGATCCGCACAAGGCGATCTTCTGGCGTTCGGGCGGCTACAAGACGGTGCTCGCCGGCGGCTGGAAACTGCAGGTGGCCAAGGAGCCGAACAAGACCTGGCTCTTTGACCTGGCCACTGATCCGACCGAGCGCCAGGAGCTGTCTAAGGCGCGGCCCGAGAAGCTGCGCGAGATGCAGGCGATCATGGCGCAACTGGACGGACAGATGATGAAGCCGACCTGGCCATCGCTGGTTTCGGGCGCCTTCTATATCGACCATCCGGGCGGCCAGAAGGCCAAGCCCAGCGACGAGTATATCTATTGGGAAAACTGACGGCGCTTCCCGTCCTGATGCTTCTGGCGCTGGCCGGCTGCGGCCAGCCGGCGCCCAAGGCTTGCCTGGCGGACCTGCCGGTTCCAGACCCCCAGAACCGTAAGGCGGGGATGGTGAGACTGGCAGGCGGCGACTTCCAGATGGGCGCTGCGCCGCTGCGTCCGGAAGAGGGACCGCCCCAGACGGTCACGGTCGCGCCGTTCTGGATCGACCAAACAGAGGTCACCAACGCCGCCTTCGCGCGGTTCGTCGAGGCCACGGGTTATCGCACCGTGGCCGAGCGACCGCTCGACCCCGCGCGCTACGCCCACGTACCGGCGGCGCAGCGGCGTCCGGCCTCGCTCGTCTTCGTGGGGGCGAAGGGGGCGAGGTCGGACGATCCTTCCCAATGGTGGCAGGTGATCCCCAGCGCCGACTGGCGACATCCGGAAGGGCCGGGTTCCAACATCCGGGGCAAGGAGGCCTGGCCCGTCGTCCACATCGCCTGGGAGGACGCCATGGCCTACGCCAAATGGTTGGGCCGTGACCTGCCTACGGAAGCGGAATGGGAGTACGCCGCGCGTGGAGGGCTGATCGGCAAGCGCTACACCTGGGGCGACCAGGCGCAGGATCCCGCCAAGCCGCGCGCCAACACCTGGCAAGGCGTGTTCCCGGCCCAGGACCTTGGCGATGACGGCTTCAAGGCCAAGCCCGCGCCTGTCGGCTGCTTCCCGCCCAACGGCTATGGCCTGCGCGACATGGCCGGCAATGTCTGGGAGTGGACCCGAGACTGGTTCAAGCCGGGCCTGGATCCGGTCAGCGTCCTCGAGACGGGCGGTCCGCCCGAGGCGCGCGCCCTGGATCCCGAGGACCCGAACACGCCCAAGCACGTCGTGAAGGGCGGTTCGTTCCTTTGCGCCGACGACTACTGCTTCCGCTATCGGCCTGCGGCGCGAACGCCTGGGCCGCCGGACAGCGGCGCGTCGCATGTCGGTTTCCGCACCGTGCTCCGCGCCGAGCGCTAAGCGCTCAGTTCACCGCGTTGGCCTTTTCGGGCTTCCACACGCGCTCGTCGTTGTGCACGCCGTGCGACTCGAAGCCTGGCCCCGGCCGGGTCCTGATATTGAGCTGACCCGCAAGGCCGGCCTTCCGATGGTGCTCGATGGCGTGCATCTCGGGCGACAGGGCCATGGCCTGAAAGGCGGCGAGGGACGGGTACTCGGCCAGGGCGACCGCGTCCCACATCTCCTCGACCTCGCCCAGCAGCAGGCCCGTGACTGCGCCGCTGTAGCGGATGCGACCGCCGAGCGCTTCGACGAGCCCGGACACTACCGCGCCGTAGCGGGCATAGGCCTCGCGGCCCGAAAGCTCGGGTTCCGAGCCGTCGGGATACTCGGCCTTCTCCTTGAACTTCAAGAGGTTGACCATGACGAACGGACCATCGTCCGGGGCACCGAAGAACGCCTGGAACTGCTCAGGGCTGGGGAAGACGGTGTTGACGACCTTCATCTGAACGCTCCGGTTTAGGGTTTGGGCAGGCCAGCGACGAGGCCGTCCAGCAGGGCGGCGATCTCGCCGGGGCTGTCTTCCTGCACGAAGTGGCCGCCTTTCAGCGTGGTGTGCGCCACGTTCTTGGTTCCCGGCACGCGGGCCAGGAACATCGCTTCGCCGCCGCGCGTGATCGGGTCGGCGTCGCTGAACGCGGTGACGAAGGGCTTGTCGAACGTCTCGAGCACCGCCCAGGCGGCCTTGTTCTCCTCGACCGAGGCGTGCTCCGGCGTGATCGGCACCAGGGCGGGGAAGATCCGCGCGCCTTCCTTGTAGCTCTCGTCCGGGAACGGCGCGTCATAGGCCGCACGCTCGGCGTCTGAGAGATCGCGGGCCGTGCCGCCGTTCAGGATGAAGCCGACCGGCAGTTCCGGCGTGTTCTGGCTGAAGTTCAGCCAGGCCTCGAAGCCCTCGCTCTTGCCCACGCCGATCGGCAGGCCCGTGTTGGAGACCACGACGGCCGAGAAGTGTTCCGGGAAGGCGGCCACCAGGCGTAGGCCGATCAGGCCGCCCCAGTCCTGGCAGAACAGGACGATGTCCTTGAGATCGTTCTTTTCCAGCCAGGCGCTCATCCAGGCCACGTGGCGCTCGTAGGTGTAGTCGGTGCGTTTGGCGAGCTTGTCGGAACGGCCGAAGCCGACGAGGTCGGGGGCGACGGCGCGATGTCCCTTGGCGGTCAGTTCGGCGATCACCTTTCGGTAGAGATAGGCCCAGGACGGCTCGCCGTGCATCAGCAGGATGGGGCGCTGATCCTTGGGGCCCTCATCCACGTGGTGGATGCGGAGCGTCGTGCCGTCGGCGTCGGTCACCTCGGTGTAGCGCGGCGCGTAGGGCCAATCGGCCAGGCCTTCGAACCGCGCATCCGGCGTTCGCAACACATCCATCCGTTTTCTCCGACCGTCGAGATTTGTATTGACACTATGCGTGCCATTATGTCGCCTATTGGTCAAGGACGAGATGGAGAGGGCGGATGCGCAAGGTCTGGATCGGGTTGGGAGTCGCTGCGGGCGTGATCGCTGTCGGGCTGGGAACCGCCTGGCTGATGCGCGAGCGCCTGGCGCAGGCCGCTATGCGCAAGATTTATGAGCAGGTCCTGGCCGTCGACACGATGCAGGATCTGCCGGACGGTTTGCACGTGGGTCTCTGCGGCGCGGGCTCGCCGATGGCCGATCCGCTACGGTCGGGGCCCTGCGTCGCGGTGGTCGCCGGCAAGGACCTGTTCGTCGTCGACTCCGGGTCGGGCTCGACCCGCAACCTGCTGCTCATGAACATGCCGCCGCCACGCGTCAGCGCGGTCTTCATCACCCACTATCATTCCGACCACATCGCCGACCTGGGCGAACTGATGCTGCAGCGCTGGGCGAGCGGGGCCACCAAGACGCCGACGCCGGTCTATGGCCCGCAAGGCTTGGACCAGGTGGTTGAGGGCTTCGAGCAGGCCTATGCGCTGGACCGGGGCTATCGCATCGCCCACCACGGCGAGGCCGTCGCGCCG
Proteins encoded:
- a CDS encoding sulfatase-like hydrolase/transferase, translated to MKAWKPLVAGVAVLAVAGATAWHFRFDLIVMLAKARQPKIEANMPVTWAKGPQAPPADGQRPPNVVFILADDLGYNDITLNGGGVAGGTVPTPAIDSIAKEGVTFANGYSGNATCAPSRAAIMTGRYATRFGFEFTPTPVAFSRVVGGHAGDPLHPSRFNQAEVKNMPKDENVLAVPAAEVTIAEALKTKGYHTIHLGKWHLGGVKGSRPEDQGFDESLGFMAGASLFAPVGDPGVVESRQDWDPIDKFLWGAAPFAVQFNGGKLFNPSHYMTDYLTDEAVKAIDANKNRPFFMYLAYNAVHTPLQAPKADYDALSHIKDHRMRVYAAMVRNLDRNVGKVLQALKDRGLDDNTLVIFTSDNGGANYIGLPDINKPYRGWKATFFEGGIKVPFLLRWPEQLPAGAVYRSPVGHVDIFATAAGAAGAPTPKDRVLDGVDLVPFVKGQAAGDPHKAIFWRSGGYKTVLAGGWKLQVAKEPNKTWLFDLATDPTERQELSKARPEKLREMQAIMAQLDGQMMKPTWPSLVSGAFYIDHPGGQKAKPSDEYIYWEN
- a CDS encoding haloalkane dehalogenase produces the protein MDVLRTPDARFEGLADWPYAPRYTEVTDADGTTLRIHHVDEGPKDQRPILLMHGEPSWAYLYRKVIAELTAKGHRAVAPDLVGFGRSDKLAKRTDYTYERHVAWMSAWLEKNDLKDIVLFCQDWGGLIGLRLVAAFPEHFSAVVVSNTGLPIGVGKSEGFEAWLNFSQNTPELPVGFILNGGTARDLSDAERAAYDAPFPDESYKEGARIFPALVPITPEHASVEENKAAWAVLETFDKPFVTAFSDADPITRGGEAMFLARVPGTKNVAHTTLKGGHFVQEDSPGEIAALLDGLVAGLPKP
- a CDS encoding cysteine hydrolase, translated to MSLPTWIAPQRTALVIVDMQVDFAAPEGLSAQWGMDLSAVPGALAAAQRLAEAARAAGTPVVFVGLFTTPETDSWAWSERLRRQGHTAADSPGLCRAGAPGSAFVGPQPQADDLVFRKTRYSPFWDTDIAAQLAARGVDTLVLAGLTTECCIDSTARDAFNHDFHVFVPIDACAAYEPELHAAALRMLELNTAILTDSDSVVVAWRSAV
- a CDS encoding DUF1330 domain-containing protein, which gives rise to MKVVNTVFPSPEQFQAFFGAPDDGPFVMVNLLKFKEKAEYPDGSEPELSGREAYARYGAVVSGLVEALGGRIRYSGAVTGLLLGEVEEMWDAVALAEYPSLAAFQAMALSPEMHAIEHHRKAGLAGQLNIRTRPGPGFESHGVHNDERVWKPEKANAVN
- a CDS encoding DsbA family protein — its product is MPSEISPVSLRTSIMRSVTTALTSPTRRKLARDAAALSARLRGERPTIRYFHQADDPYSHLAVQMLPRLRARYAADIEIRLVPPPADSAAPDRERLRAYGVRDAIRLARSRGLGFPADATLPTTEAVQRLQSVLADALEQGRFDDVAYAAGAALWSGDHRTLADMATRAGGQAPTLAERLLKTGEEQRAKLGHYLGGMFHFEGEWFWGVDRLGHLEARLAARGLDREAGSPLLAPAFEPSLGPPPEGAAPTIEAWFSFRSPYSWLFMPRIRHLAQAYGATLELRPILPMVMRGLAVPRIKTIYITLDCKREAERVNLPFGRIVDPVGAGAERALAVLHHAMTLGLGEQFAELGLKAAFADGIALAEDEGLYGVARRAGLTDAQTAAALADDSWRQRAETNRAALLEAGLWGAPTFRITGHQAHWGQDRLYMLEEDLRAAMQGAAAPRQDG
- a CDS encoding formylglycine-generating enzyme family protein, which produces MGKLTALPVLMLLALAGCGQPAPKACLADLPVPDPQNRKAGMVRLAGGDFQMGAAPLRPEEGPPQTVTVAPFWIDQTEVTNAAFARFVEATGYRTVAERPLDPARYAHVPAAQRRPASLVFVGAKGARSDDPSQWWQVIPSADWRHPEGPGSNIRGKEAWPVVHIAWEDAMAYAKWLGRDLPTEAEWEYAARGGLIGKRYTWGDQAQDPAKPRANTWQGVFPAQDLGDDGFKAKPAPVGCFPPNGYGLRDMAGNVWEWTRDWFKPGLDPVSVLETGGPPEARALDPEDPNTPKHVVKGGSFLCADDYCFRYRPAARTPGPPDSGASHVGFRTVLRAER